A single region of the Leptothrix cholodnii SP-6 genome encodes:
- a CDS encoding TerC family protein, with translation MDFLLPFLTSDFLGKPAWVWLAFVGIVVALLAFDLGVLHKDDHAIGVRESLLLSAGYISVSLLFGAWVWWYLGAQSGMDYYTGFLIEKSLSMDNVFVIALIFSFFAIPRQYQHRVLFWGILGVIVLRAIMIGLGTTLVSQFSWVLYLFGAFLIFTGIKMWIVADHMPDIANNPLLRFLKRHMRVTDGLRGNAFWVSQPDPASGKSVRFATPLLLALVLVEFVDLIFAVDSVPAIFAITTDPFIVYTSNIFAILGLRALYFALAAMIHRFKYLKYALALVLVFIGSKIFLVGIIGKIPAVISLGVTFGLIAGGVLVSLWKTRRQPAVVEPA, from the coding sequence ATGGACTTCCTGCTCCCCTTCCTGACATCCGACTTCCTCGGCAAGCCAGCCTGGGTCTGGCTCGCCTTCGTCGGCATCGTGGTCGCGCTCCTGGCTTTCGATCTGGGCGTTCTGCACAAGGACGACCACGCGATCGGCGTGCGAGAGAGCCTGCTGCTCTCCGCCGGATACATCAGCGTGTCGCTGCTCTTCGGTGCCTGGGTCTGGTGGTACCTGGGCGCGCAAAGCGGCATGGACTACTACACCGGCTTCCTGATCGAGAAGTCGCTGTCGATGGACAACGTCTTCGTCATCGCGCTGATCTTCAGCTTCTTTGCAATCCCGCGGCAGTACCAGCACCGCGTGCTGTTCTGGGGCATCCTGGGCGTGATCGTGTTGCGCGCCATCATGATCGGCCTCGGCACCACGCTGGTCAGCCAGTTCAGCTGGGTCCTTTACCTGTTCGGTGCCTTCCTGATCTTCACGGGCATCAAGATGTGGATCGTCGCCGACCACATGCCCGACATCGCGAACAACCCGTTGTTGCGGTTCCTGAAAAGGCACATGCGCGTCACCGACGGGCTGCGTGGCAACGCCTTCTGGGTGAGCCAGCCCGACCCGGCCAGCGGCAAGTCGGTGAGGTTCGCGACGCCGCTGCTGCTGGCGCTGGTGCTGGTGGAGTTCGTCGATCTGATCTTCGCGGTCGACTCGGTGCCGGCGATCTTCGCCATCACGACCGACCCGTTCATCGTCTACACGAGCAACATCTTCGCCATCCTGGGTCTGCGCGCGCTGTACTTCGCGCTGGCGGCGATGATCCACCGCTTCAAGTACCTGAAGTACGCGCTGGCGCTGGTGCTGGTGTTCATCGGCTCGAAGATCTTCCTGGTCGGCATCATCGGCAAGATTCCCGCGGTGATCTCGCTTGGCGTGACCTTCGGCCTGATCGCCGGTGGTGTGCTGGTGTCGCTGTGGAAAACCCGCAGGCAGCCCGCTGTTGTCGAGCCTGCATGA
- a CDS encoding LysR family transcriptional regulator, which translates to MLNYRHLHYFWVVTKEGGFARAAERLDMAIQTISAQVRELEKSLGHQLLKPSGRGVALTEAGQAAFARAEEIFQLGQCIADEVREAASGKVARLAVGLSDGISKLAAHALLEPVLATDNLRLVCHEGEFEQLLAELALHHLDLVLAGQAAPRNPNLRLVSERLVESPVEWYGPARLVGTTERDRFPQSLNDLPVLLPTGHSALRSTLDHWFDTQGLRPRIVGEFEDSALLAVFAARGLGVFPISSLGASDVGLMQGLHLLGRCDDVKEEIHAIRSRRGQHHPLVLQVIAAARA; encoded by the coding sequence ATGTTGAACTACCGCCATCTCCATTACTTCTGGGTCGTCACCAAGGAGGGCGGCTTTGCCCGCGCCGCCGAGCGGCTGGACATGGCCATACAGACGATCAGCGCGCAGGTGCGCGAGCTGGAGAAGTCGCTGGGCCATCAATTGCTAAAGCCCTCGGGGCGTGGCGTGGCCCTTACCGAGGCGGGCCAGGCGGCTTTCGCGCGTGCCGAGGAGATCTTCCAGCTGGGCCAGTGCATCGCCGACGAGGTGCGCGAGGCGGCAAGCGGCAAGGTGGCGAGGCTGGCGGTCGGGCTGTCGGACGGCATTTCCAAGCTCGCCGCCCATGCGCTGCTGGAGCCGGTGCTGGCCACCGACAACCTGCGGCTGGTCTGCCACGAGGGAGAGTTCGAGCAGCTGCTGGCCGAACTGGCACTGCACCACCTCGACCTGGTGCTGGCCGGACAGGCCGCACCGCGCAATCCGAACCTGCGCCTCGTGAGCGAACGGCTCGTCGAATCACCCGTGGAGTGGTACGGCCCGGCCAGGCTGGTCGGCACGACCGAGCGCGACCGTTTTCCGCAGTCGCTGAATGACCTGCCGGTGCTGCTGCCCACAGGGCACTCGGCCCTGCGCTCGACACTGGACCACTGGTTCGACACGCAGGGCCTGCGGCCGCGCATCGTCGGCGAGTTCGAGGACAGCGCGCTGCTGGCGGTGTTTGCTGCGCGCGGGCTGGGCGTGTTCCCGATCAGCAGCCTGGGTGCGAGTGACGTGGGCTTGATGCAGGGCCTGCACCTGCTCGGGCGCTGCGACGACGTGAAGGAGGAAATCCACGCCATCCGCTCGCGCCGCGGGCAGCATCACCCATTGGTGCTGCAGGTGATCGCCGCGGCGCGCGCCTGA
- a CDS encoding anion transporter, translated as MNLLPDLPTVNLLGHDALDLGIVAVFAVVYLGMFLGGLPRLKLDRSGVALLGAIAVIAITGQPVEDAARAVDLPTIVLLFAFMVVSAQMRLGGFYTAVTRRVGAMPLSRRGLLAALIAVAGAMSAVFSNDIVCLAMTPVVAQLCLQRRLDPVPFLIGLACAANIGSAATLIGNPQNMLIGSVMQLPFGGYVRQALPPVALSLALLWLWLAYGPGASHVQAPEALRPTELDPDDAAPLDPFQTAKGLLVAGALMLIFLFTDWPRDVAALVGAAVLLLSRRLHSSHVMGFVDWQLLLLFIGLFVVNHAFERTGLASQAVAWLAGHGVHLADPGPLLVVGVALSNVVSNVPAVMLMLPHLKGEAAGVTLALVSTFAGNLLLVGSIANLIVVDLARKSGIEIDWRQHAVTGIPVTLGTLGLVWGWLSWSA; from the coding sequence ATGAACCTGCTGCCCGACCTGCCGACCGTCAACCTGCTCGGCCATGACGCCCTCGACCTGGGCATCGTGGCCGTGTTCGCCGTGGTCTACCTCGGCATGTTCCTCGGCGGCCTGCCGCGCCTGAAACTCGACCGCTCGGGCGTGGCGCTGCTCGGTGCCATCGCCGTGATCGCCATCACCGGCCAGCCGGTCGAGGACGCCGCCCGCGCGGTCGACCTGCCGACCATCGTGCTGCTGTTCGCCTTCATGGTGGTGTCGGCGCAGATGCGCCTGGGCGGCTTCTACACCGCGGTGACGCGCCGGGTGGGCGCCATGCCGTTGTCGCGCCGCGGCCTGCTGGCGGCGCTGATCGCGGTGGCCGGCGCGATGTCGGCGGTGTTCTCCAACGACATCGTCTGCCTGGCGATGACGCCGGTGGTGGCGCAGCTGTGCCTGCAGCGCCGGCTCGATCCGGTGCCGTTCCTGATCGGCCTGGCCTGCGCGGCCAACATCGGCTCGGCCGCCACGCTGATCGGCAACCCGCAGAACATGCTGATCGGCTCGGTCATGCAGCTGCCCTTCGGCGGCTACGTGCGCCAGGCCTTGCCGCCGGTGGCGCTGAGCCTGGCGCTGCTGTGGCTGTGGCTGGCCTACGGGCCGGGCGCGTCGCACGTGCAGGCGCCCGAGGCGCTGCGGCCGACCGAACTCGACCCCGACGACGCCGCCCCGCTCGACCCCTTCCAGACCGCCAAGGGCCTGCTGGTGGCCGGCGCGCTGATGCTGATTTTTTTGTTCACCGACTGGCCGCGCGACGTGGCGGCGCTGGTCGGCGCGGCCGTGCTGCTGCTGAGCCGGCGGCTGCATTCATCGCACGTGATGGGTTTTGTCGACTGGCAACTGCTGCTGCTGTTCATCGGCCTGTTCGTCGTCAACCATGCGTTCGAGCGCACCGGCCTGGCCTCGCAGGCCGTCGCCTGGCTGGCCGGCCACGGCGTGCACCTGGCCGACCCCGGCCCGCTGCTGGTGGTGGGCGTGGCGCTGTCGAATGTGGTCTCCAACGTGCCGGCGGTGATGCTGATGCTGCCGCACCTGAAGGGCGAGGCGGCCGGCGTGACGCTGGCGCTGGTCAGCACCTTCGCCGGCAACCTGCTGCTGGTGGGCTCGATCGCGAACCTGATCGTGGTGGATCTGGCGCGCAAGAGTGGGATCGAGATTGACTGGAGGCAGCATGCGGTCACGGGGATTCCGGTCACGCTCGGGACGTTGGGGCTGGTGTGGGGGTGGTTGAGTTGGAGCGCTTGA
- a CDS encoding HI0074 family nucleotidyltransferase substrate-binding subunit translates to MSDIAFDLRSLVEVIERLDEGLIRYRKDISDTQIRDGLIQRFEFTYELSHKMLKRYLEMASASAAQFDGMPFSDLIRTGNEQALLLSDWPRWRLFREMRGKTSHTYDEAVARVVVAEIPAFLEEARHLCTQLQARVA, encoded by the coding sequence ATGTCCGACATCGCCTTCGATTTGCGATCCCTCGTGGAGGTCATCGAACGGCTGGACGAGGGACTGATCCGCTACCGCAAGGACATCAGCGACACGCAGATCCGCGACGGTCTGATCCAGCGTTTCGAGTTCACCTACGAGTTGAGCCACAAGATGCTCAAGCGCTACCTGGAGATGGCCTCGGCCAGCGCGGCGCAGTTCGACGGCATGCCCTTCTCCGACCTGATCCGCACGGGCAACGAGCAGGCACTGCTGCTCAGCGACTGGCCGCGCTGGCGGCTGTTTCGCGAGATGCGGGGCAAGACCAGCCACACCTATGACGAAGCCGTGGCACGGGTCGTGGTGGCCGAGATTCCTGCGTTCCTGGAAGAAGCGCGCCACCTGTGCACGCAACTGCAGGCGAGGGTGGCGTGA
- a CDS encoding nucleotidyltransferase family protein, whose protein sequence is MSRSSEPVSAVPDVDIQPAQWAIVRAILQQQVPGREVWAFGSRARRSAKPYSDLDLAVLGDAPLSLDEQAALSEAFAESDLPWKVDVVDWATTSEGFRRIIERDRVVLQAHV, encoded by the coding sequence GTGAGCCGGTCTTCCGAGCCGGTGAGCGCGGTGCCGGACGTGGACATCCAGCCCGCGCAATGGGCCATCGTGCGGGCGATCCTGCAGCAGCAGGTGCCGGGCCGGGAGGTCTGGGCCTTCGGTTCGCGCGCCCGCCGCAGTGCCAAGCCCTATTCAGACCTCGATCTGGCGGTACTGGGCGATGCGCCCCTGAGCCTCGATGAGCAGGCCGCGCTGTCCGAGGCGTTTGCCGAATCCGACCTGCCGTGGAAGGTGGATGTCGTGGACTGGGCCACGACCAGCGAAGGCTTCCGGCGGATCATCGAGCGGGATCGGGTGGTGCTGCAGGCGCATGTGTAA
- a CDS encoding 2-hydroxymuconic semialdehyde dehydrogenase — protein MQQFLNFINGEFVATGKTFENRAPVDNRVLGLVHEAGQREVDAAVAAARAALKGPWGRMSVVKRVELLHAVADEINRRFDDFLAAEIADTGKPLSLASHIDIPRGAANFKVFADIVKNVPTESFEMTTPDGGTAVSYGLRTPVGVVAVVCPWNLPLLLMTWKVGPALACGNTVIVKPSEETPATATLLGEVMKAVGVPDGVYNVVHGFGPGSAGEFLTKHPGVNAITFTGETRTGEAIMAAAAKGVRPVSFELGGKNAGIVFADADFDKAVAGITRSAFENCGQVCLGTERVYVQRPIFDRFVAALKDKAEALQIGPSEQPGVGLGPLISAEHKQKVLGYYAKAKAEGATIVTGGGAPQMPGALAEGHWVQPTIWTGLPESASVIREEIFGPCCHIAPFDTEDEAIALANATDYGLATTVWTQNLGTAHRMASAIEVGLCWINSWFLRDLRTAFGGAKASGIGREGGVHSLEFYTELRNVMIKL, from the coding sequence GTGCAGCAGTTCCTCAACTTCATCAACGGCGAATTCGTCGCCACCGGCAAGACCTTCGAGAACCGCGCGCCGGTCGACAACCGCGTGCTGGGCCTCGTGCACGAGGCCGGTCAGCGCGAGGTCGACGCGGCGGTGGCGGCGGCGCGCGCCGCGCTGAAGGGCCCGTGGGGCCGCATGAGCGTGGTCAAGCGGGTCGAGCTGCTGCACGCGGTGGCCGACGAGATCAACCGCCGCTTCGACGACTTCCTGGCCGCCGAGATCGCCGACACCGGCAAGCCGCTGAGCCTGGCCTCGCACATCGACATCCCGCGCGGCGCGGCCAACTTCAAGGTCTTCGCCGACATCGTCAAGAACGTGCCGACCGAGAGCTTCGAGATGACCACCCCCGACGGTGGCACCGCCGTCAGCTACGGCCTGCGCACGCCGGTGGGCGTGGTCGCGGTGGTCTGCCCGTGGAACCTGCCGCTGTTGCTGATGACCTGGAAGGTCGGCCCGGCGCTGGCCTGCGGCAACACCGTGATCGTCAAGCCGAGCGAAGAAACACCCGCCACCGCCACGCTGCTGGGCGAGGTGATGAAGGCGGTCGGCGTGCCCGACGGCGTCTACAACGTGGTGCACGGCTTCGGCCCCGGTTCGGCCGGCGAGTTCCTGACGAAGCATCCGGGCGTCAACGCCATCACCTTCACCGGCGAGACGCGCACCGGCGAGGCCATCATGGCGGCCGCGGCCAAAGGCGTGCGGCCGGTGTCGTTCGAGCTGGGCGGCAAGAACGCCGGCATCGTGTTCGCGGACGCCGACTTCGACAAGGCGGTGGCCGGCATCACGCGCAGCGCGTTCGAGAACTGCGGCCAGGTGTGTCTCGGCACCGAGCGTGTCTACGTGCAGCGGCCGATCTTCGACCGCTTCGTGGCCGCATTGAAGGACAAGGCCGAGGCGCTCCAGATCGGCCCGTCCGAGCAGCCCGGCGTCGGCCTGGGTCCGCTGATCTCGGCCGAACACAAGCAGAAGGTGCTCGGCTATTACGCCAAAGCCAAGGCCGAAGGCGCGACGATCGTGACCGGTGGCGGCGCGCCGCAGATGCCCGGCGCATTGGCCGAAGGCCATTGGGTGCAGCCGACGATCTGGACCGGCCTGCCCGAGAGCGCCAGCGTGATCCGCGAGGAGATCTTCGGACCCTGCTGCCACATCGCGCCCTTCGACACCGAGGACGAAGCCATTGCGCTGGCCAACGCCACCGACTACGGCCTGGCCACCACGGTGTGGACGCAGAACCTCGGCACCGCGCACCGCATGGCCAGCGCGATCGAAGTGGGGCTGTGCTGGATCAACAGCTGGTTCCTGCGCGATTTGCGGACGGCGTTCGGCGGCGCCAAGGCCTCGGGCATCGGCCGCGAGGGCGGGGTGCATTCGCTGGAGTTCTACACGGAGCTGAGGAACGTGATGATCAAGCTGTGA
- a CDS encoding GlcG/HbpS family heme-binding protein yields MSDRLERSSVPQHVISAEAAAQAVAAAVAHAGTLGVRINAAVVDGGGTLAAFLRMPGAFLHSVEIAIDKAYTAASFGFPTAQWPAVFGSDELLRIGLSQRPRLVVIGGGLPIHLKGPDGSALIGGIGVSGASAEQDEACALAGLRAIGLTS; encoded by the coding sequence ATGAGCGATCGCCTCGAGCGCAGCAGCGTGCCGCAACATGTGATCAGCGCCGAGGCAGCCGCGCAGGCGGTGGCCGCCGCGGTGGCGCACGCCGGCACGCTGGGCGTGCGCATCAACGCCGCGGTGGTCGACGGTGGCGGCACGCTGGCCGCCTTCCTGCGCATGCCGGGTGCCTTTCTGCATTCGGTCGAGATCGCGATCGACAAGGCCTACACCGCGGCGAGTTTCGGCTTCCCGACGGCGCAGTGGCCGGCGGTGTTCGGCAGCGACGAGCTGCTGCGCATCGGCCTGTCGCAGCGCCCGCGCCTGGTCGTGATCGGCGGGGGTTTGCCGATCCATCTCAAAGGCCCCGATGGCAGCGCGCTGATCGGCGGCATCGGCGTCTCGGGCGCCTCGGCCGAGCAGGACGAAGCCTGTGCTCTCGCGGGCCTGCGGGCGATCGGCCTTACATCCTGA
- a CDS encoding catechol 2,3-dioxygenase: protein MGVMRIGHASLRVMDMAAAVKHYENVLGLKTTMVDKAGNVYLKCWDEWDKYSLILTPSDQAGLNHVAYKVEKDADLDELKTKVEAWGVKTTLLPEGTLPSTGRMLQFNLPSGHEMRLYAMKEYVGTEVGTTNPDPWPDGLKGAGAHWLDHLLLMCEMNPPEGINTVADNTRFMTEALDFFLTEQVLVGPNGDMQAATWLSRTTTPHDIAFVGGPKSGLHHIAYFLDSWHDVLKAADVMAKNKTKIDVAPTRHGITRGETIYFFDPSGNRNETFAGLGYLAQRDRPVTTWTEDQLGSGIFYHTGELVASFTEVYT from the coding sequence ATGGGTGTAATGCGTATTGGCCATGCGAGCCTGCGGGTGATGGACATGGCGGCTGCCGTGAAACATTACGAAAACGTGCTGGGCCTGAAGACGACGATGGTCGACAAGGCCGGCAACGTCTATCTCAAGTGCTGGGACGAGTGGGACAAGTACTCGCTGATCCTGACCCCGTCGGACCAGGCGGGGCTCAATCACGTCGCCTACAAGGTCGAGAAGGATGCCGATCTCGACGAGCTGAAAACCAAGGTCGAGGCCTGGGGCGTCAAGACCACGCTGCTGCCCGAAGGCACGCTGCCGTCGACCGGCCGCATGCTGCAGTTCAATCTGCCCAGCGGCCACGAGATGCGGCTGTATGCGATGAAGGAATACGTGGGCACCGAGGTCGGCACCACCAACCCCGACCCCTGGCCCGATGGCCTGAAGGGCGCCGGCGCGCACTGGCTCGACCACCTGTTGCTGATGTGCGAGATGAACCCGCCCGAGGGCATCAACACCGTGGCCGACAACACCCGCTTCATGACCGAGGCGCTCGACTTCTTCCTGACCGAGCAGGTGCTGGTCGGCCCGAACGGCGACATGCAGGCGGCCACCTGGCTGAGCCGCACCACCACGCCGCACGACATCGCCTTTGTCGGCGGCCCGAAGAGCGGGCTGCACCACATCGCCTATTTCCTCGACTCGTGGCACGACGTGCTGAAGGCCGCCGACGTGATGGCCAAGAACAAGACCAAGATCGACGTGGCGCCCACCCGCCACGGCATCACGCGCGGCGAGACGATCTACTTTTTCGACCCGAGCGGCAACCGCAACGAAACCTTCGCCGGCCTGGGCTACCTGGCGCAGCGCGACCGGCCGGTGACGACCTGGACCGAAGACCAGCTCGGCAGCGGGATCTTCTATCACACGGGTGAACTGGTGGCCTCGTTCACCGAGGTCTACACCTGA
- a CDS encoding 2Fe-2S iron-sulfur cluster binding domain-containing protein — protein MAFSFDSRPKVNVCVAQTGESYPCATNESLLKGMLKLGRKGIPAGCVNGGCGVCKVRIVEGSVTVLGPVSRAHVSAEEEGCGITLACRVAPATAVRLEVIGKLEKPFSKRPAPAADHRATLQMTQQQGDM, from the coding sequence ATGGCGTTCTCATTCGACAGCCGACCCAAGGTGAATGTCTGCGTGGCGCAGACCGGCGAGAGCTACCCCTGCGCCACCAACGAGAGCCTGCTCAAGGGCATGCTCAAACTCGGCCGCAAGGGCATCCCTGCGGGTTGCGTGAACGGCGGCTGCGGGGTGTGCAAGGTGCGCATCGTCGAGGGCAGCGTGACCGTGCTCGGGCCGGTCAGCCGGGCCCATGTGAGTGCCGAAGAAGAGGGCTGCGGCATCACGCTGGCCTGCCGCGTGGCCCCCGCCACCGCGGTGCGGCTGGAGGTGATCGGCAAGCTCGAGAAACCTTTTTCCAAACGGCCCGCCCCAGCGGCGGACCACAGAGCAACGCTGCAGATGACGCAGCAACAAGGAGACATGTGA
- a CDS encoding NADH:ubiquinone reductase (Na(+)-transporting) subunit F translates to MSYRLTIEPLGATIEVEEGQTVLDAALRQGIYIPHACCHGLCGTCKVQVSDGEVDLGAANPFALMDFERDEGKALACCCTLQSDVTIEADIEEEPDAEVIPVRDFAASVTRIVDLTPTIKALHLALDKPIGFQAGQYVQIEIPGLGQSRAFSIANSPAAVEKSGEIELNVRIVAGGAGTGYLHQQLQVGDRLRLAGPYGRFFVRRSAGKPMLFMAGGSGLSSPRSMIVDLLEGGCTLPITLVYGQRSRDELYYDAEFRALAEQHPNFSYVPALSNEAEGSGWTGARGYVHDAAKAHFGGSFQGQQAYLCGPPPMVEACIGTLMQGRLFERDIYTEKFLSAADAQNARSPLFKRV, encoded by the coding sequence ATGAGTTATCGACTCACCATTGAACCGCTGGGCGCGACCATCGAGGTCGAAGAAGGCCAGACCGTGCTCGACGCCGCGCTGCGCCAGGGCATCTACATCCCGCATGCCTGCTGCCACGGGCTGTGCGGAACCTGCAAGGTGCAGGTGAGCGACGGCGAGGTCGATCTCGGCGCGGCCAATCCGTTTGCGCTGATGGATTTCGAGCGTGACGAAGGCAAGGCGCTGGCGTGCTGCTGCACGCTGCAGAGCGACGTCACGATCGAGGCCGACATCGAGGAAGAGCCCGACGCCGAGGTCATCCCGGTGCGCGACTTCGCCGCCAGCGTGACGCGCATCGTCGACCTCACGCCCACCATCAAGGCGCTGCACCTGGCGCTCGACAAGCCGATCGGGTTTCAGGCCGGTCAATACGTGCAGATCGAGATCCCGGGCCTCGGGCAGAGCCGGGCCTTCTCGATCGCCAACTCGCCGGCGGCAGTCGAGAAGAGCGGCGAGATCGAGTTGAACGTGCGCATCGTCGCCGGTGGCGCGGGCACCGGCTACCTGCATCAGCAGTTGCAGGTGGGCGACCGGCTGCGGCTGGCCGGGCCGTACGGGCGCTTCTTCGTGCGCCGGTCGGCAGGCAAGCCGATGCTGTTCATGGCCGGCGGCTCGGGCCTGTCGAGCCCGCGTTCGATGATCGTCGACCTGCTCGAAGGCGGCTGCACGCTGCCGATCACGCTGGTCTACGGTCAGCGATCGCGAGACGAGCTTTATTACGACGCCGAGTTCCGCGCGCTGGCCGAGCAGCACCCGAACTTCAGCTACGTGCCGGCCTTGTCGAACGAGGCCGAAGGCTCTGGCTGGACCGGCGCACGCGGCTACGTGCACGACGCGGCGAAGGCGCATTTCGGCGGCAGCTTCCAGGGCCAGCAGGCCTATCTGTGCGGGCCGCCGCCGATGGTCGAGGCCTGCATCGGCACGCTGATGCAGGGCCGGCTGTTCGAGCGCGACATCTACACCGAGAAGTTCCTCTCGGCGGCCGATGCGCAGAACGCGCGCAGCCCTCTCTTCAAGCGGGTGTGA
- a CDS encoding phenol hydroxylase subunit P4 produces the protein MSVVALEPYSFPAKDVRENFPAPLLYIGWEDHLLFCAPFCLPLPPDMPFGAIAAAVLPGIYGYHPDFAKIDWSTVQWFKSGQPWSPDPARSLAENGLKHKDAIRFRAPGLTGIKGSFS, from the coding sequence ATGAGCGTCGTCGCCCTCGAACCTTATTCGTTTCCGGCCAAGGATGTGCGCGAGAACTTCCCCGCGCCGCTGCTCTACATCGGCTGGGAAGACCACCTGCTGTTCTGCGCGCCCTTCTGCCTGCCGCTGCCACCCGACATGCCGTTCGGCGCCATAGCCGCCGCAGTGCTGCCGGGCATCTACGGCTATCACCCGGACTTTGCCAAGATCGACTGGTCGACCGTGCAGTGGTTCAAGAGCGGCCAGCCGTGGTCGCCCGATCCGGCCAGGTCATTGGCCGAGAACGGGCTGAAGCACAAGGACGCGATCCGCTTCCGTGCGCCCGGCCTGACCGGCATCAAGGGCTCGTTCAGCTGA
- a CDS encoding aromatic/alkene/methane monooxygenase hydroxylase/oxygenase subunit alpha — MDTRVVKKKLGLKDRYAAMTRGLGWETTYQPMEKVFPYDKYEGIKIHDWNKWEDPFRLTMDAYWKYQGEKEKKLYAVIDAFAQNNGQLGVSDARYVNALKLFIQGVTPLEYYAHRGFAHVGRQFTGEGARVAAQMQSIDELRHYQTETHAISHYNKYFNGMHHSNHWFDRVWYLSVPKSFFEDAITGGPFEFLVAVSFSFEYVLTNLLFVPFMSGAAHNGDMSTVTFGFSAQSDESRHMTLGIECIKFLLEQDPANVPIVQGWIDKWFWRGYRLLTLVAMMQDYMLPKRVMSWKEAWEMYAEQNGGALFKDLARYGIREPKGWKDACEGKDHISHQAWATFYNYNAAAPFHTWIPKEDELAWLSEKYPDTFDKYYRPRLEHWQAEAEKGNRFYNKTLPMLCTTCQIPMLFTEPGDASKICYRESDYLGDKYHFCSDHCKGIFDFEPQKYVQSWLPVHQIYQGHCFKPDTDPTAEGFDPLIAVLQWYEMEIGRDNFDFEGSEDQKNFAAWRGETLPGAAEASPAEGVQK, encoded by the coding sequence ATGGACACCCGTGTCGTGAAGAAGAAACTCGGTCTGAAGGACCGCTACGCCGCCATGACCCGCGGCCTGGGCTGGGAGACCACCTACCAGCCGATGGAGAAGGTCTTTCCGTACGACAAGTACGAGGGCATCAAGATCCACGACTGGAACAAGTGGGAAGACCCGTTCCGCCTGACGATGGACGCCTACTGGAAATACCAGGGTGAGAAGGAGAAGAAGCTCTACGCGGTGATCGACGCCTTTGCGCAGAACAACGGCCAGCTGGGCGTGAGCGACGCGCGTTACGTCAATGCGCTCAAGCTCTTCATTCAAGGCGTGACGCCGCTCGAATACTACGCACACCGCGGCTTCGCACACGTGGGCCGCCAGTTCACCGGCGAGGGCGCACGGGTGGCCGCGCAGATGCAGTCGATCGACGAACTGCGCCATTACCAGACCGAGACGCACGCGATCTCGCACTACAACAAGTACTTCAACGGCATGCATCACTCGAACCACTGGTTCGACCGGGTCTGGTATCTGTCGGTGCCGAAGTCCTTCTTCGAGGATGCGATCACCGGCGGGCCGTTCGAGTTTCTGGTGGCGGTGAGCTTCTCGTTCGAATACGTGCTGACGAACCTGCTGTTCGTGCCCTTCATGAGCGGCGCGGCGCACAACGGCGACATGTCGACCGTGACCTTCGGCTTCTCGGCGCAATCGGACGAATCGCGCCACATGACACTCGGCATCGAGTGCATCAAGTTCCTGCTCGAACAGGATCCGGCCAATGTGCCGATCGTGCAGGGCTGGATCGATAAGTGGTTCTGGCGCGGCTATCGCCTGCTCACGCTGGTGGCGATGATGCAGGACTACATGCTGCCCAAGCGCGTGATGAGCTGGAAGGAAGCCTGGGAGATGTACGCCGAGCAGAACGGCGGCGCGCTGTTCAAGGATCTGGCGCGTTACGGCATCCGCGAGCCCAAGGGCTGGAAGGACGCCTGTGAAGGCAAGGACCACATCAGCCACCAGGCCTGGGCCACCTTCTACAACTACAACGCTGCCGCGCCCTTCCACACCTGGATTCCCAAGGAAGACGAGCTGGCCTGGCTGTCGGAAAAGTACCCCGACACCTTCGACAAGTACTACCGCCCGCGCCTTGAGCACTGGCAGGCCGAGGCCGAGAAAGGCAACCGCTTCTACAACAAGACGCTGCCGATGCTGTGCACCACCTGCCAGATCCCGATGCTGTTCACCGAGCCCGGTGACGCCAGCAAGATCTGCTACCGCGAGAGCGATTACCTGGGCGACAAGTACCACTTCTGCTCGGACCACTGCAAAGGCATCTTCGATTTCGAGCCACAGAAGTACGTGCAGAGCTGGCTGCCGGTGCACCAGATCTACCAGGGCCACTGCTTCAAGCCGGACACCGATCCGACCGCCGAAGGCTTCGATCCGCTGATCGCGGTGCTGCAGTGGTACGAGATGGAAATCGGCCGCGACAACTTCGATTTCGAAGGCTCCGAAGACCAGAAGAACTTTGCCGCCTGGCGCGGTGAAACCCTGCCCGGCGCAGCCGAGGCCAGCCCTGCAGAAGGAGTGCAGAAATGA
- a CDS encoding MmoB/DmpM family protein, with protein MSNVFIAFQHNEDSRPVIDAIVADNPAAVVVHSPGLVKIDAPDRLTIRRETIEAQTGRPYDLQAIHVNLVTLSGHIDEDDDQLTLSWQH; from the coding sequence ATGTCCAACGTATTCATCGCCTTCCAGCACAACGAAGACTCGCGCCCGGTGATCGACGCGATCGTGGCCGACAACCCCGCCGCGGTGGTGGTGCACTCGCCCGGCCTGGTCAAGATCGACGCGCCCGACCGCCTGACGATCCGCCGCGAAACGATCGAGGCCCAGACCGGCCGCCCCTATGACCTGCAGGCCATCCACGTCAATCTGGTGACGCTGTCCGGCCACATCGACGAAGACGACGATCAGCTGACGCTCAGCTGGCAGCACTGA